Sequence from the Verrucomicrobiia bacterium genome:
GCCTGCGCCGGCTGCAATTGACCGGCTTCCTGGGACGGAATTACGTCGCCGGCAACACGGTGGTGGTGGCCGCCGGCAACATCCGGCATGCCGCCGTGGTGCGGGCCGCAAGCCGTTATGCCCGGCATTTTCGCACCGGCGCCCCGCCCGTTTGTCCGCCCGCTGAGGCGCGCCAGCGCGGACCGCGCCTCAAATTGTTCGCCAAACCCATCGAACAGGCGCAGCTCGCCCTCGGCCTGCGCACGTGCTCGCGTCATGATGATCGGCGTTTTGCCCTGCGCGTCTTCAACGCCATCCTTGGCGAGAACATGAGTTCACGGCTGTTCCAGCGCATTCGTGAAGACCTGGGACTGGCCTACACCATTTACAGCACGCCGAGCTTCTATGCGGACACGGGCGACCTCGTCATCTCGGCCGGGCTGGACACGGACAACCTGCCCCGCACCCTGCGGCTGATCCGGCAGGAGCTGGAGCGTTGCGCCGCCGCCGCGCCCGGCCGCGCCGAATTGCAGCGTGCCCGCGACTTTGTCATCGGCCAGTTCGACCTGACCCTGGAAAGCACGGAAAACCAGATGAACTTCGTCGGCGAACAAGTCCTCGGTTACGGCCGTCTCACCGCACCGGAACTGACCAAACGCCGGCTCGCGGCGGTGACCGCCACGCAAATCCGGCTGGTGGCGCAGACGTATTTTCAGCCGGACGGGCTCAGCCTCGCCGTCGTCAGCCCGCTGCGGGACGACGCGCAGCTGCGCGCTGAACTGCGGTGGTCGTGAAGCGGGTGTTTGCCGTGGGCGGTGAACTGGGCTATCACTTGCCGGCGTGCAGGCCGAACACCTCAACGAACCCATCACCCGCCTCGCAAGCAAGGACTTCACGGCCCTCGCCGTGGACCTGACCGTGGCGGGCGCGCTGGCCCAAATTCGCGAACGGGGGGTCGCCGAGAAAATCATTTATTTCTACGTGGTGGACCACGACGGCAAGCTCATGGGCGTGGTGCCGACGCGGCGCCTGTTGACCGCCGCCCTCGACACGCCGCTGGCGCAAATCATGATTGCCCGCGTGGTCGTGGTGCCGGACACGGCCACCATCATGGAGGCCTGCGAGATGTTCCTGCTCCACAAGTTCCTCGCCTTTCCCGTGGTGGACTTGCGCCACCGGCTCGTCGGCGTCATGAACGTGAGCCTGTTCACCGACGAGGTGTTTGACCTGTCCGAGAAATCGCACATGGACGACGTGTTTCAGACAATCGGTTTTCGCGTGGCCGAGGTGCAGAACGCCTCGCCGACCCGGGCGTTTCGGCTGCGTTTTCCGTGGCTGCTCGCCACCATCGGCGGCGGCATTTGCTGCGCCCTGCTGGCGGCGCGCTACGAAGCGACGCTCGCCACCAGCCTCGTGCTGGCGTTTTTTTTGACGCTGGTGCTCGGCCTCGCCGAAAGCGTCAGCGCGCAATCGCTGACGGTCGCGATTCAATCATTGCACGGACGCGAGCCCGATCGCGCCTGGTTTTTGCGCGCCATGGGCAAGGAGTTCCTCACCGCGGTGCTGCTCGGCGGAGCGTGCGGCCTGATCGTCGGACTCGTGGCGTGGCTTTGGCGCGGCAGCCCGAGTGCCGCCGCGGTCATCGGCGGCAGCATCACCCTCGCGATGGTCACCGCGTGTTTGCTGGGGCTGGCGGTGCCCACGATCCTGCACCGCTTGAAACTGGATCCCCGCATCGCCGCCGGACCGATGACGCTGGCGCTGGCGGACATCGGCACGTTGCTGTTCTACTTCAATCTGGCGAAGTTTGTCCTCTCACGCGAATGACGCCGGCCATCCAGTCCGTGGTCACCACCCACACCCCGGAGTCGCTCGTCGAGCTGCTTCACGGCGAGCCCGGGATTGTGCTGCTGCGCAGCGGGCTGTTCGACTCACCACAGGCGCGTTACTCCTTCGTTGCCGCCCGGCCGTTTCTCACCTTTCGTGCCTGCGGATCGCGCTGCGAGGTGACGCCGCACGATGCCGTCGGCCGGCCGCACGTTCAATTCGGCAACCCGTGGCGCGGTCTGGAGGCGCTGCTGGCCCGCTATGAATTGCCGGATGAAGTGGACCTCCCCTTCCCGCTCGGCGGCTGTTTCGGTTTTTGGGGTTATGACCTGAAGGAATTCGTCGAACCCAAGTTGCGGGTTCACACCGCGGCCGACCTTGACCTGCCCGACTGCCAGCTCGGCTTCTATGCCAGCCTCGTCGCGTTCGACCATCGGCTGGGCCAGGCATGGATCATTGCCACCGGGCTGGGCGCCGACGGAGCGCGCGACGAACACCGGCAAGCCGCGCAATTTAACTTCTGGCACGCCCGCCTCACCGCCCGCCCGCAGCCGGAGAGGGTAATTCCACGGCCCAACTGGCACGTGCGCGAGGTCACCTCGAGCTTCAGCCGCGCCGGCTTCATCGCCGCAGTGGAAGCGGCGCAACGCTACATTCACACGGGCGACATTTATCAGGTGAACCTCGCCCAACGGCTGTCGGCGCCGTGCGACGGGACCTCCGTTTCGCCCGCGGCCTTGGGCTGGAATTTGTTCCGCCGGTTGACCGAAGTTTCGCCCGCGCCGTTCGCGGCGTTTCTGGACGGGGGTGATTTTCAACTCGCTTCGTCCTCGCCCGAACAGTTCCTGCGGCTGAGCGGACCGCACATCCAGACCCGACCCATCAAGGGCACGCGCCCGCGTCACCTCGATCCGACGCGCGACGCCCAACTGGCTTACGAACTGCAAACCAGCGCCAAGGAGCAGGCCGAGCTCGTGATGATTACCGACCTGCTGCGCAACGATCTTGGCCGAGTCTGTGAATTCGGCTCCGTGCAGGTTCCGGATTTGCTGCGGCTCGAAAAATTCGCGCAGGTGCAGCACCTCGTTTCCACCATCGAAGGGCGGCTCCGGCCGGAGATCACGCATCTCGACGCTTTGGCCGCGTGCTTCCCTGGCGGCAGCATCACTGGCGCCCCCAAGTTTCGCGCCATGGAAATCATCGATGAACTCGAACCGGTCGCGCGCGGACCTTATTGCGGCGCACTCGGCTACCTCGGGTTCAATCGGGAAAGCCAGCTAAGCATCCTCATCCGCACCGCCATCTGCAAGGACGGCGTCGCCCATTTCCCGGTCGGCGCCGGCATCGTGGCCGATTCGGATCCCGCGGCCGAATACGAGGAGACGCTGGCCAAGGCGCAGGGCTTTTTCGCGGCATTGGAACGGCCTGACGCTCAGTCCGTCAGCCAAGGGACCGGAGCAAAGCCGGACCGGGTTCCGCACTCGCAGCCGGATGTCAAAACCCCATGATTGTTTTCCTCAACGGACAGTTCGTCTCGGAGGCGCAGGCAACCGTCTCGGTGTTCGACCGCTCGTTTCTTTACGGCGACGGCCTGTTTGAAACCCTGCGCGTGACGAACGGCAAACCGTTCCGCTGGGAACAACATCTGGACCGCCTTGTGCGCGGCGCAGAATTTTTAGGCCTCAAAATCCCGTTCGACCGTCCGGCGCTGGCGCGGTTTGCCGGCGAATTGATCGCACAAAATCGCCTGCCTGAAGCGTTGCTGCGGCTGACGTTGTCACGCGGCGTCGGTCCGCGCGGTTACTCGCCGCGCGGCGCGGACCAGCCGTTGCTGGTGATGGCGCTGCACCCATTCAAGATGCCGACGGCCGACCCTGAGTCTTCAATGGGTGGGGTCGTGGCAGCCGGCGGATTGGTTCGCTGGCGGGCGCACACGGCGGGTTGCCGCCTGCCAGCGGGCGAAGCGCTGGCGCAGTTCAAAACCTGCAACAAACTGGCGCAGGTGCTGGCGCGGGCGGAAGCCGAGGCCGCCGGTGCGGATGAAGCCCTGCTCCTCAACACCGCCGGATTTCTGGTGGAAGGCGCGGGCAGCAATCTTTTTTGGATCCGGGATGGCGTCGTCAGCACACCGCCCCTGGCCAGCGGCATTCTCGCCGGCGTGACGCGGGCCGTGGTGCGCGAACTGTGCGAGGCGCGCGGCGTGCCGTTCACGGAGGCGCAGTTGAAACCGGCCGAACTGCCGCAGATGGACGGCGCGTTTTTGTCGCTCAGCTCACTCGGCCTCGTGGAACTGGCGGAAGTGGACGGAACCCCGATCAATCGTGCGCCCATCCTGCCGCAACTGCACGCTGCCTACCAAACGCTGCTGGAAAGGGAGTGTGGCGCCCGTTAGAAAGTTTTTTCCAACTGGAGCACGCGCGGATAGACCGGTGAATTCGTCGGGGTCCGTTCCTTGACGGCCAGGAAAACCTTCTTGGCTTCGTTGGGATCCTCCCGCATCAACGCCAGCGCATAGTCCATTTCAATCCAAGCCTTGCGCGGATCCTGCACCTGCGCGCCATAGGCTTTGAGCCAGTTGCGCATGCCGGTGGCGCCGTTCTTTTGCGCTATCTCCAACGAGGAAGCCAGTTCCCACGGCAGACCGGGAAGCTGGTCAGGTCGCAGGTCCGCACCGGTTTCGACCGTCTGCTTGTGTTTGGCTTCCTCCGCGACCTGCTGGTAATAGGAAAAGAGCTTCCATCCCGCCACCAGAACCAACACGACGATGAATATGGAAATGATTTTGGTCATGAGTCGCTAATCCGCTCGATGCGCGCCCCGAGCCGGCGCAATTTGCCATCAATGTTTTCGTAACCGCGGTCCAAATGGTAAATGCGGCTCACGCTGGTGGTGCCCTTGGCCGCCAGCCCCGCAATGACCAAAGCCGCCGACGCCCGCAAATCGCTGGCCATCACGGGCGCGCCGCTCAACGGCCGGCCACCCTTCACAATCGCACTGGGCCCTTCGATTTCAATGTCCGCCCCCAGGCGCGACAGCTCGCTCACATGCATGAACCGCGATTCAAAGATGCGTTCCGTGATGATGCTGATGCCGGGGGCCAGTGTCAGCAACGCCATCATTTGCGCCTGCACGTCCGTGGGAAAACCGGAATACGGCAGCGTGGTGACATCGACGGCGCGCAACCGGCCGGCGCGCTTCACGATCATGTCATTGCCGCGGCGAGTGACGGCCACCCCGGCGGACCGCAACTTGTCGAGCACTGCATGAAGATGATCGGCCCGCGCGCCCTTGAGCGTCACCTCGCCATCAGTGGCCGCCGCAGCAATGGCAAAAGTGGCGGCCTCGATGCGGTCCGGAATCACCTCGTGTTCGGCGCCGTGCAGTTGTTTGACGCCCGTGATGATGAGAGTGGGACTCCCAGCCCCCGTGATCTTCGCGCCCATCGCAATGAGGAAGTTGGCCAGATCAACCACCTCGGGTTCGCACGCCGCGCTTTCAACTACCGTAACGCCCTCCGCCAGCACGGCGGCCATCATCACATTCGCCGTGCCCAACACCGTCGAACCGGCCCGGCCGCCCAGAAAGACCTCCGTGCCGAGCAAACGCCGCGCCGCGGCCTGCACGTAACCGGCTTCGATGGTGATTTTGGCGCCAAGCGATTCAAAGCCTTTCAGATGCAGATTGATGGGGCGTGCACCAATGACACAACCGCCGGGCAGCGACACCCGGGCGCGTTTCAATCGCCCCAGCAACGGTCCCATGATGCAAATTGAACCGCGCATCTTGCGGACCAGTTCGTAATCCGCCATGCCCTTGATCTTGCGCGCCTGCACGCGGACAGTGTCCCCCTCGATCTTCACATCGGCGCCCAGCCAGCGGAGGATTTCGCCCATGTATTTGACATCGCTCAGGCGGGGCACGCGCCGGATGACGCAGGGTTCTTCAGTGAGCAGAGTGGCGGCGAGAATGGGCAGCACGGCGTTTTTGGCACCGCTGATCTGGACCTCGCCGGCGAGCGGAACACCGCCCTTGATCATCAAACTATCCATGAAATGCGTTGTGGCTGCCGGTCATTGGTTGCGCTCATCAAAACGCCGTAAAACGTCACGGACGCCGCGCAAGAAGGAACCGGTCGCGCAGAGAGTAGTCCTGCCTTGTGCCTTCGACAATCCACTTCTGTGCGGCGAAAATTTCACTCACGGACGCGGCCTGATCATCGCCCAATTCGACCGCAATTCTCCCCGCCGGGTTCAACCAAGCACTCCCCTGCGCCGCGATCTGACGGTAAAAGCGGAGCCCATCCTCGCCGCCATCCAGCGCTTGATGAGGATCAAAATCGCGCACCTCGGGCTGCAATGTGGCGATCTCGGGCGTGGGAATGTAGGGCGGATTGCTGACGATGAGGTCAAAGCGTTGATCATGCGGCAGAGCGGCAAAGCCGTCGCCCGGCACGAACTGAATGCGTTCAGCAGCGCCGGTCCGGACCGCATTGGCCCGGGCGAGTTCCAACGCCGGCGCCGAAATGTCGCCCGCCCAAATCCGGGCGCGGGGCACCTTCAGCGCCAGCGCGATCGCCAGACAGCCCGTGCCGGTGCCGAAGTCGAAAACGCACGGTGCCGGCGCCGGATGTTGCGCGAGCAGTTCCCAGCCGATTTGCGCAAGGGTTTCGGTTTCCGGGCGCGGAATCAATGCAGCCCGGGTGGAGGCGAGTTCGATGCCACAAAAGGAAACCGTGCCGAGAATGTGCTGGAGCGGCTCGCGCTGTCCGCGGCGCCGGACCAGTTCACGGAACGCATCCGTTTCTACGGCCTGGAGCTGCCGCTCGAAATTAAGATACAATTTCAAGCGCGGCAGCTGGAGCACGTGCGCCAGCAGCAGTTCGGCCTGCAGGCGCGACGACTCCACGCCCTTTTGGTCGAAAAACGCGGCGGTTTTCTGAATGGCCTCGAGAACGGTCACGCGTCCGCTGCTAGCCGAGAATGCGCTTGCCCTCGGAGAGGAAGATGCCCTTGAAGTTCATCTCGAGCGCCTGCGGATTGGTGGCCTTGGCCAGGGCTTCCTCCTTGGAAACCTTGCCTTCCTGCACGAGTTTGAACAACGACTGGTTGAAGTTGATCATGCCATCGTCCGTGCCGGTTTCAATGGCGGCAGCCAGCTTGTCGAGGCGGTTTTCCTCGATCATCTTTTTGACGGTCGGCGTGTTGATCATGATTTCCACGGCCGGCGTCATGCGGCCGTTGATGGTCTGCGCCATGCGTTGACAGATGACCGCGCGAAGGCAGCCCGCCAGCTGCCGGCGAACCTGCTCACGTTCATCGGCCTTGAAGAAATCCATGATGCGCGTCACTGACTGCGACGCCGTCGTGGTGTGCAGCGTGGACAGCACGAGATGGCCGGTGTCCGCCGCGCTCATGGCCGCCATGAAGCTGACGGCATCGCGCATTTCGCCCAGCATGATGATGTCCGGATCCTGCCGCAGCACGTGTTTGAGCGCGTGGTGAAAGGAAAGCGTATCCAGCCCGACCTCCCGCTGCTCAATGACCGACTGGTTGTCCTCGAACACGAACTCGATGGGATCCTCCATCGTGACGATGTGTTTTTTGAAGTTGGCATTGATGTGCTCAAGCATGCACGCGAGCGTCGTGGATTTGCCGGACCCGGTGGCGCCGGCCACCAGAACGATGCCGCGCGGCGTTGAGGCCATATCCTTCAGCACTTCGGGCAGACCGAGTTCATGAAAGGCGGGCACGGTGGATTTGACGTGCCGCATGGCGAGACAGAACTGGCCCCGCTGCTGAAAAAGGTTCGTGCGGAAACGACCCACACCCGGCAGGAAGTAGGAGAAATCCACCTCCCGTTCCTCCTCGAGGCGATGCTTGAGATGCTGCGGGGTGATGTTCTCCACCACCTTGTTCATCCATTCCTCGGTGGGATAAGGGCACTCGGCGGCCACAAGATCCCGGCTGATGCGATAAATGACCGGCCCCCCGACTTTGATATGAACATCCGACGCGTGGCTGTCAACGCCGGCCGTAAGAATCTTGTGGAACAGTTCCATGCCGCCAGTCTAGCGGCCGGGTCGCGGTCACGCCAGCGGGGATTGCGCCAGCGCGCTCAAGCGGGCCTGCGCCTGCTTGGAGAGGCTGGTGAACACCATGGAAACGTGGTAGCCGGAATGCTTGTTTCCCGAGCAACTGATCACCACACCGCTGCAGTTGACGACCTCGTTGTCGCGGGCCCGCAGGGTCAGGGTCATTTCCGTCCATGCCGCAAAAGGCGTTGGACTGCGGAACTCAATGCCGCTGCGGTGCAGGACGACGGAATCCTCCGTCAGGGTCAAGTGTGCCTCGCGTCCGTGGATGGTGACATTGCTCGGCAGGAAGTTGTTGTTGGTGGTGGTGGCTTTTCTGGCGCTCATACGCTTGAATCAGGTTAACACGAGGCTGGATTACGTCAAATTAGCAATCACCACTCAATGATCGCCGCGCCCCACGTCAAACCCGCCCCAAACGCGACGATCATGATGAGGTCACCACGCACCACGCGCCCGGAAGCCACCGCCTCATCCAGCGCGATGGCCACTGAAGCCGCCGACGTGTTGCCATAGCGGTCCAAATTCACAAACAACTGCTCGGGCTTTGCCCCCAGGCGGTCTCCGACCGCGTCAATGATGCGCCGGTTGGCCTGATGCGGGATGATGCATTTGATGCGCGAAATATCCAGTTCGCACTGTTTCATCGCCTCCTTGGCCGCCCCATACATGGCCTGCACGGCGTTTTTGAAGGTTTCCTTGCCGGTCATGCGCAGGTAGTGCTGCCGCGCGGCAACCGAATCCTGCGTTGCCGGGCAACGGCTGCCGCCACCCGGCATGTAGAGCAGATCCGCATTGTTCCCGTCCGCTCCCATGACCGCCGTCAAGAGGCCATGCGAATTCGGTCGGTTTTGCAAAATGGCCGCCCCCGCCCCGTCGCCAAAAAGGACGCATGTGTTGCGATCCGTCCAGTCCACGATGGAGGAGAGTTTCTCCGCACCGATGACAAGCACCGTGTCGTAGGTGCGCGAGGTGATGAATTGCTGGCCGATTTCGAGGGCGTAAATAAAACCCGAGCAGGCCGCTTCCACATCGAACGCCGCGGCCCGGCGCGCGCCGAGCTTGCGCTGCACAAGACAGGCCGTGTTCGGGAACGGCATGTCCGGCGTGATGGTCGCCACAATGATCAAGTCGATCTGCTCGGCCGTCACGCCTGCCATTTGCATGGCCTTGTGCGCAGCCAGCGCAGCCATGTCGGACGTGAATTCATCCTCGGCCGCAAGCCGGCGCTCACGGATGCCGGTGCGCGTCACGATCCACTCGTCCGAAGTCTCCACCAGCTTTTCCAGGTCGGCGTTCGACAGCACGCGCGCGGGCACGTAGGAGCCCACGCCGGTCACCGAACAAGTGCGGCCGACGAAGTTGTGCTTGGCCCGGGGATTTTTCAGGGAAGTCGTGGGTGTGGCACTCATGCTGTGGGAGAAGTTGCCGGCGTGGCCGCCGCCAGGGCGGCATCGGCGCGGGCGATTTGCGCCGCCAAGGTCTTGTTCAAGTCGTGTTTGATTTCCTGCGCTGCGACCCGCAGGGCGTTGGCGATGGCGCGGGCGCGGGATGAGCCATGGGCTTTGATGACCACGCCGTTCAGACCGAGCACCACGGCGCCCCCATAAACCTCCGGATCCAACCGCTGCTTGAGCGCCTTGAAGGCACCGCGGGCCAGGGCCGCCCCGACCTTGCGCATGGGCGTGGCGGTCAACTGTTGTTTCAACAGTCCGGCAATCGTCGAACTCAGGCTTTCCGCCGTTTTCAACACGACGTTGCCCGTAAAGCCATCCGTCACCACCACATCAACCGCATCGTCAAACAGGTCGAAGCCTTCCACGTAGCCAATGAAGTTCAAATCCAGAAGCCCACAAAGCCGCGCCGCTTCCCGGGTCAGGTCGTTGCCCTTCGATTCCTCGGAGCCGTTGCTGAGGACGCCCACCCGGGGCCGCTCATGACCGAGGATTTCGCGGGCATAGAGGCTGCCCATGACGGCAAATTGAGCGAGGTGCGTGGGTTCCGCCACGGCGTTGGCGCCGGCATCGAGCAGAACGAAGTCGCGCGAGCGGGACGGCATGCGACAGGCGATGGCCGGTCGTTCCACCCCGGGCAACCGGCCAAGCTTCATTGAACCGGCCACGAGCGCGCCCGTGTTACCCGGCGAAATGACGGCATCGGCCTTGTCATTGCGCACCAATTCAATCGCCCGGACCATCGAGGAATCCTTTTTTTTGCGGATTCCCTCGAGCGGGTTGTCGTCCATGGTCAGGACTTCGGTGGTGTGAATGATCTGAATACGCCGGTCGGTCAATCCGGCACGGGAAAGTTCGGTCTGAATGTCCCGTTCGTTGCCAACCAGAAGAACTGCCGAGATTTCCAAATCGGCTTCAAACGCCCGCCTCAACCCATCTATGACCACCCCGCAACCATGGTCACCGCCCATGACATCCACTGCCAGTCGCATAAATGAAAGAACGCGGAAAGCCCGGCTTTCCGCGTCCCGCGAACGGAAATCAGGCGCCCGCAGTAACGGTCACCACCTGCCGGCCCTTGTAAAAACCGCACGCCGGGCAAACCCGGTGCGGCATGTAGGGCGCAGCGCATTGGGGGCAGACGCCCAAAACGGGAAGCTTGAGCACGCTGTTGTAGGCCCGCCGCATGCGCTGACGGCTGTGTGACGGTTTACGTTTCGGAACACCCATATTGCTTAAATCCTATAATTTTAATTTGTTCAACTCGGCCAGGGCCGATGACGGAAGCCCCGCCTTCGCCCGATTTGACTTTTTCGACTTCCCGCGCGGGACGCCCGTCAAGCCGCTGCACTCCGGTTCGCAGGCCGGATGCTGCGGAAACCCGAGGAGAATATCTTCGCGAATGGGAGGCGTCAAGTCCACCAAGTCATTCGCCACCGGCACGGCATCCTCGCCTTCCAACGCCAGGTGGGCGACCCAATGGGGCAGTTCCAGATGAAAAACGAACTTCTTCAGGCAGCGAACGCACTGGCAGTCCAGGCGCAGGCTCAAATGCCCTTGCACAAGAATCGCATGCTCAAGCTTCTCCGCCTCCAGATCATAAACCAGCGGCGATCGGGCCTGAACCATTTCGTCGGTCAAACCAAGGTCCAATTCCTCCACCGGCAGCTCGCCCGCCAAGTGCAGCGAGTCGCGCAGCAAATGTTGAATGTTTACCTGTAACGGCATGGCAACCTAACGATGCGACGTTTGGAACTTGGCTTCAAGCGCAGCTTTGATGTGGGCCGGCACGAAGGCACTCACGTCGCCTCCCAACCGGCAGATTTCCTTGATCATCCGTGAACTCAAATACGTGTAGGTGTCCTTGGGCATCATGAAGATGGTTTCGACCCGCTCGTTCATGTTGCGATTCATCAGGGCCAGCTGAAATTCAAACTCGAAATCAGACACCGCCCGCAACCCGCGGACAATGGCCTGGGCGCCGCGCTGTTCCACAAAATCCACCAACAACCGGTCAAATGAATCCACCTCCACCGTTGGCAGGTGCTGAACCGACTCGCGCGTGAGCTGCATGCGTTCCTGAAGACTGAAGAGCGGCTGCTTCGCCTCGTTGTGAGCCACCGCCACGATCACGCGGTCGAACAACTTGGTCGCGCGCTGAATGACGTCCAGATGGCCGTTTGTCAGCGGGTCAAAACTGCCGGGACAAATGGCAATGCGCATGTCGCCAAGGTAGTTGATGGATGACGCAAGACGAGCACGAAAAAACACCGCGACCTCAGGCGGACGGTGTCGGTTGCCACGGCACCTCGTAAATGCGGACGGCGTTGCGAATGCCTTTGACCTCCACGGCCGAAAGCGGAAGGCACGT
This genomic interval carries:
- the coaD gene encoding pantetheine-phosphate adenylyltransferase, translating into MRIAICPGSFDPLTNGHLDVIQRATKLFDRVIVAVAHNEAKQPLFSLQERMQLTRESVQHLPTVEVDSFDRLLVDFVEQRGAQAIVRGLRAVSDFEFEFQLALMNRNMNERVETIFMMPKDTYTYLSSRMIKEICRLGGDVSAFVPAHIKAALEAKFQTSHR
- a CDS encoding YceD family protein, whose protein sequence is MPLQVNIQHLLRDSLHLAGELPVEELDLGLTDEMVQARSPLVYDLEAEKLEHAILVQGHLSLRLDCQCVRCLKKFVFHLELPHWVAHLALEGEDAVPVANDLVDLTPPIREDILLGFPQHPACEPECSGLTGVPRGKSKKSNRAKAGLPSSALAELNKLKL